Proteins found in one Erythrobacter sp. KY5 genomic segment:
- a CDS encoding thioesterase family protein has protein sequence MTNRFTKTFTASPEHIDELGHVNNTVWVQWIQDMATLHWDAVAEAEHRARYFWVVIRHEIDYRGNIASGQTATGTTYIAGEARGAKSVRVVEFTDANGKQLVSAETTWAMLDRESGRLARIRPEVLAPFAIDD, from the coding sequence ATGACGAACCGCTTCACCAAGACCTTCACCGCCAGCCCCGAGCACATCGACGAGCTTGGGCACGTCAACAACACGGTGTGGGTGCAGTGGATTCAGGACATGGCGACCTTGCACTGGGATGCGGTGGCCGAAGCTGAACACCGCGCGAGATACTTCTGGGTCGTGATCCGGCACGAGATCGACTATCGCGGCAACATCGCTTCCGGGCAGACGGCGACAGGCACAACCTACATTGCGGGCGAGGCGCGCGGAGCGAAATCGGTGCGCGTGGTCGAATTCACTGACGCGAACGGCAAACAACTGGTCTCGGCTGAGACGACCTGGGCAATGCTCGATCGTGAGAGCGGGCGTCTGGCGCGGATCAGGCCCGAAGTGCTCGCACCCTTCGCAATCGACGACTAG